The DNA window CCCTTTCGATGTCGAAGCGCTTGTCTTGCGACATTCCACCCGCACATACCTCCGTAACGGGGTTGTACCTACCCCCGATACCCCTCAATAGTCATCATTCTTTATTAGGGATAGCCGATCCGCCCTCGGTCGCGTCGGTTCCCCGTTCCGCAGTAATCGGAAGTGGTTACGTGACCGGGATACGTGGTTCACGTGTGGTGTCGCGCGCGGAGCGCGACGGGGTCCCGACGGTCACTTCTCGTCACCGTCGTTCGCCGCGGACCCGTCGGGAGCCGAGAAGACGAGGTCGAACAGCCGCTTTTCGGCGACCCGCAGGCGTTCGCTGAGCGTCGACTGGGCGATGTCGAGCTCGGTCGCGATGTCGTCGGCGGAGGCTCGCCGCGGGACGTCGAAGTAGCCCATCCGGTGGGCGGTTCGCAGAACGGTCAGCTGTTCGGCGGAGAGCTCGTTTCGCAACACCCGTCCGAGCTGGCCGCTCCCGAGCGGCTCGCCGGTCGTCTCGACCTGGTTCACGCTCAGCAGTTCGAACCGCCCGAACTGCTCTTGGATCCTGTCCGCGAGCGTCCGGAACGTCTCCCACTCTCCGACGGTAACGACTCCCTGAAGGTGGCCGTTCCGGAGTTCTAACCGATTGGGAATCGCGTTCTCA is part of the Halorubrum aethiopicum genome and encodes:
- a CDS encoding helix-turn-helix domain-containing protein, which produces MRSIEFENAFYADEGDWIESLLVTSRSPFDPESVLSSLSRVELFHHERVVDGSAPTYRLTIVAHEPYPFLLGVILRENAIPNRLELRNGHLQGVVTVGEWETFRTLADRIQEQFGRFELLSVNQVETTGEPLGSGQLGRVLRNELSAEQLTVLRTAHRMGYFDVPRRASADDIATELDIAQSTLSERLRVAEKRLFDLVFSAPDGSAANDGDEK